In Kordiimonas pumila, a single genomic region encodes these proteins:
- a CDS encoding thiamine pyrophosphate-dependent dehydrogenase E1 component subunit alpha, protein MTESNIAPKLLVQMHRELLRVRHAELALAERYKQQEMRTPTHFGVGQEAVAVGVCAALRKDDVAYSHHRSHNHFLAKGGSVYRLAAELFGRETGCSRGRGGSVHLTDLSVGFVASSAILGEALAAATGSALSFKMDKANRVSTAFFGDAVAEEGAFYECLGYAALMKLPVLYVCENNGYATESPLAIRQPEGVSITGRVKSFGIETFYVDGNDVCAVYETAAKAVAFAREHMLPVFLECTTYRWLEHVGPHFDHDLGRTYRDEAELQDWQQKCPVRRSETVLLATGLATEAELEGWEAAIKAEIEADIERAYADPWPDPSQLFDNAS, encoded by the coding sequence ATGACCGAAAGCAACATCGCGCCAAAACTGTTAGTGCAGATGCACCGCGAGCTTTTAAGGGTGCGCCACGCCGAACTTGCGCTTGCCGAGCGTTATAAACAGCAGGAAATGCGTACCCCGACCCATTTTGGTGTGGGGCAGGAAGCCGTAGCTGTTGGTGTTTGTGCGGCGCTCAGGAAAGACGATGTAGCTTACAGCCATCACCGGTCGCATAATCATTTTCTGGCAAAAGGTGGCAGCGTGTACCGGCTGGCAGCAGAGCTTTTTGGCCGCGAGACCGGGTGTTCCCGTGGACGTGGGGGGTCTGTTCACCTGACAGATCTATCCGTTGGGTTTGTGGCTTCAAGTGCGATCCTCGGTGAGGCGCTGGCAGCAGCAACAGGGAGTGCGCTTAGTTTTAAAATGGATAAGGCAAACCGGGTATCCACGGCCTTTTTTGGTGACGCAGTGGCGGAAGAAGGCGCTTTTTATGAATGCCTTGGCTATGCCGCGCTTATGAAATTACCGGTTCTTTATGTCTGCGAAAACAATGGTTATGCAACAGAAAGCCCGCTTGCTATTCGCCAGCCAGAAGGTGTTTCCATTACGGGCCGGGTTAAAAGTTTCGGTATCGAAACGTTTTATGTGGACGGCAATGATGTGTGCGCTGTTTACGAAACGGCAGCTAAAGCCGTTGCTTTTGCCCGCGAGCATATGTTGCCTGTGTTTCTGGAATGTACAACATACCGGTGGCTAGAGCATGTTGGCCCCCATTTCGACCACGATCTGGGCCGTACATACCGGGATGAGGCTGAACTGCAAGACTGGCAGCAGAAATGCCCGGTAAGGCGCAGTGAAACAGTCCTTTTGGCGACAGGCTTGGCAACAGAGGCTGAACTGGAAGGCTGGGAAGCTGCCATAAAAGCTGAGATTGAGGCTGATATTGAGCGAGCCTATGCAGACCCGTGGCCAGACCCAAGCCAACTTTTTGATAATGCTTCCTGA
- a CDS encoding alpha-ketoacid dehydrogenase subunit beta, protein MRILKYKEAISEATVQAMEADNSIFVTGHAVDYPSGIFGSTTAAAARFPDRVFDCPSMENGFAGIAVGAAAMGKRPLYVFPRADFMFLSFDNLLNLACKWRYMYGGNAGRVPIVFRAIVGKGWGQGATHSQSPHAPLAHFPGLTVALPATPADAKGLLLSALTGQDPVVIFEHRALYDTEGPVDEAMTPIPFGKANIVREGSDITIVATSFMVSEALVAAEELAARGVSVEIIDPRTVRPLDEKTILASVKKTGRLIVADTSWELCGFTSEVAALVAEKGFHHLKAPVRRIALANCPAPVSMKLEEAFYPKASTLANAALQLLGKASTDMAHIDQESLFKGPY, encoded by the coding sequence ATGCGCATACTAAAATATAAAGAAGCGATCTCTGAAGCCACGGTGCAGGCCATGGAAGCAGATAACAGTATTTTTGTAACTGGTCATGCGGTGGATTATCCGTCTGGCATTTTTGGCTCGACAACAGCGGCGGCAGCGCGCTTCCCCGACAGGGTGTTTGACTGCCCGTCTATGGAAAATGGCTTTGCGGGTATCGCGGTGGGTGCGGCCGCTATGGGCAAGCGCCCGCTTTATGTGTTCCCGCGGGCAGATTTTATGTTTCTGTCGTTCGATAACCTCCTTAATCTAGCGTGCAAATGGCGCTATATGTACGGCGGTAATGCCGGGCGTGTGCCGATTGTGTTTCGGGCTATTGTGGGCAAGGGTTGGGGTCAGGGTGCAACACACTCGCAGAGCCCGCACGCGCCGCTTGCCCACTTTCCGGGGCTGACGGTCGCACTACCAGCAACGCCTGCTGATGCAAAAGGCCTGCTGCTTTCCGCCCTGACAGGGCAAGACCCTGTGGTTATCTTTGAACACCGCGCCCTTTACGACACAGAAGGCCCTGTGGATGAGGCAATGACACCGATCCCGTTTGGCAAAGCGAATATTGTGCGTGAAGGGTCAGATATTACAATAGTGGCAACGTCTTTTATGGTGTCAGAGGCGCTCGTCGCGGCAGAGGAACTGGCGGCGCGCGGGGTGAGCGTGGAAATTATTGATCCGCGCACAGTTAGGCCGCTGGATGAAAAAACCATTCTGGCGTCTGTTAAAAAAACCGGCAGGCTTATTGTGGCAGATACCAGTTGGGAACTATGCGGTTTTACCAGTGAAGTGGCGGCATTGGTTGCAGAAAAAGGTTTTCACCACCTAAAGGCACCGGTGCGGCGGATTGCGCTGGCGAATTGCCCTGCCCCTGTCTCGATGAAGCTTGAAGAAGCATTTTACCCAAAGGCCTCTACGCTTGCGAACGCGGCGCTTCAGCTTTTGGGCAAAGCTTCAACGGATATGGCGCATATTGATCAGGAATCGCTTTTCAAAGGGCCATATTAA